One Candidatus Nezhaarchaeales archaeon DNA window includes the following coding sequences:
- a CDS encoding CFI-box-CTERM domain-containing protein, whose protein sequence is MEVELKTRLTAVAITLLLICVTLTWIGVLYSQSLTVEVDKKVYGFSETVKVRGTATPFALIAIQIYDPGNRLVAMDQVRATDKGTYEASFRLPSKIPYGMFEKTGTYKVRVTSQGVTVETIFEFSITIPAPQPVSVSVLTPEKVEVAVNVTKVLEAKMNVVEVAVPLATTPQLSEVKVVVDNTLPEKVPVKFNLTQALEAGKVVKELTLSIHDKSVDVKVSLHLPKNTGIVAPEPVKCLNVKQSVAPPETPKGWVKVVPPIDIGPSGVKFDKPIVINFTYTDETVKKLGVDEKRLTIAYYDEKAAKWISLRSVVNTEKNYVYAEVDHLTAFTVVQKPLPAEFKVSGLTINPAEALIGQAVEVGVEVTNVGEEAGEYTLTLKVNGRVETSKTVSLMGGAREAVKFSLVKDQPGTYSVEVDGLTGSFNVKLVPAEFKLVRISVNPLKVKVGEAVNVTVEVLNVGGQEGVKTVSLKVNEVIEATKDVTVKAGETKPVTFMVVKKEPGTYKVEADGLTSTFTVEAPPPSRCLIATATYGSELTPEVQLLRGFRDDVVLSTFAGSMFMESFNAWYYSWSPMVAEAIAKSQIIKEAVKIILYPLMGILKGSVTFIYPALSFNPELGIIVTGIVISSLIGVTYLTPPLTILLIVLKRRSRKPVKTVGVKALTATWLSSLTLTALSVASSSSVTTMVATAILVLTTLSLSAWIVAVKLVQRLP, encoded by the coding sequence TTGGAGGTTGAACTAAAAACCCGGTTAACCGCCGTAGCGATTACGCTACTATTGATATGCGTAACGCTGACGTGGATAGGCGTACTGTATAGTCAAAGCTTAACGGTTGAAGTCGATAAGAAGGTCTACGGATTCAGTGAAACCGTTAAGGTAAGGGGTACGGCGACGCCCTTCGCCTTGATCGCCATACAAATCTACGACCCCGGGAACCGCCTAGTCGCGATGGATCAGGTAAGGGCGACCGATAAAGGTACCTATGAAGCTAGCTTTAGGCTGCCGAGTAAAATACCCTACGGGATGTTTGAGAAAACCGGAACCTACAAGGTTCGAGTAACGTCTCAAGGCGTAACCGTGGAAACAATCTTCGAGTTCAGCATAACGATCCCTGCCCCTCAGCCTGTTTCGGTCTCCGTTTTAACCCCGGAGAAGGTGGAGGTCGCCGTAAACGTAACGAAGGTTCTAGAGGCTAAGATGAACGTAGTGGAGGTCGCGGTCCCGTTAGCTACAACGCCGCAACTATCTGAGGTTAAAGTAGTAGTTGATAATACTCTACCTGAGAAGGTACCGGTAAAATTCAACTTGACCCAAGCCTTAGAAGCAGGTAAGGTCGTTAAGGAGTTGACTCTTTCAATCCACGATAAATCAGTGGATGTGAAGGTAAGCTTACACCTACCTAAAAATACTGGGATCGTAGCCCCTGAGCCGGTGAAATGCTTAAACGTTAAACAGTCTGTGGCGCCCCCGGAAACGCCTAAGGGATGGGTTAAGGTTGTCCCCCCGATTGATATCGGTCCGAGCGGTGTTAAGTTTGATAAGCCTATCGTCATAAACTTTACGTATACCGATGAAACCGTTAAAAAGCTAGGTGTTGACGAAAAACGCTTAACGATAGCCTACTACGATGAGAAGGCGGCTAAATGGATATCGCTGAGAAGCGTAGTTAACACCGAGAAGAACTACGTATACGCCGAAGTCGATCACTTAACCGCCTTCACGGTCGTCCAGAAACCTTTACCGGCTGAGTTTAAGGTTTCCGGTCTAACCATTAACCCCGCTGAGGCTTTAATCGGTCAAGCCGTTGAGGTCGGCGTCGAGGTTACGAACGTAGGCGAGGAAGCCGGCGAATACACCTTAACCCTTAAGGTGAACGGTAGGGTTGAAACCTCTAAAACCGTTAGCCTCATGGGAGGAGCTAGGGAAGCCGTTAAATTCAGCTTAGTGAAGGATCAACCGGGCACGTATAGCGTTGAAGTCGATGGTTTAACCGGTAGCTTCAACGTGAAGCTAGTCCCAGCCGAGTTTAAACTCGTCAGGATTAGCGTTAACCCGTTAAAGGTTAAGGTGGGTGAAGCCGTAAACGTAACCGTTGAGGTCTTAAACGTAGGAGGACAGGAAGGCGTAAAAACGGTCTCCTTAAAGGTTAACGAGGTTATTGAAGCTACGAAGGACGTCACCGTTAAGGCCGGCGAGACTAAACCCGTAACCTTCATGGTGGTTAAGAAGGAGCCCGGAACCTATAAGGTTGAAGCGGATGGTTTAACGTCAACGTTCACGGTGGAGGCGCCACCACCTTCAAGGTGCTTAATCGCGACCGCTACCTACGGATCCGAATTAACACCTGAAGTACAACTCTTAAGAGGGTTTAGGGACGACGTAGTGCTTTCAACCTTCGCCGGAAGCATGTTCATGGAGTCCTTTAACGCTTGGTACTACTCTTGGAGCCCAATGGTAGCGGAAGCCATAGCCAAGAGCCAAATAATTAAGGAAGCAGTTAAGATAATACTATACCCGCTTATGGGAATACTTAAAGGATCGGTAACCTTTATCTACCCGGCTTTAAGCTTCAACCCTGAGCTAGGCATCATAGTAACGGGGATTGTTATTAGCTCCTTGATAGGCGTAACGTACCTTACGCCGCCTCTAACCATCCTACTCATCGTCTTAAAGCGTAGAAGCAGGAAACCCGTTAAAACCGTAGGGGTTAAAGCGTTAACAGCGACTTGGCTTAGCAGCTTAACCCTAACAGCTTTAAGCGTAGCGTCCTCCTCATCCGTAACCACCATGGTGGCTACGGCTATACTAGTACTAACCACGTTAAGCCTATCCGCTTGGATCGTAGCGGTTAAACTAGTACAACGATTACCTTAA
- a CDS encoding TatD family hydrolase: MNAVIKKNTLAEGLEVLGLKLIDTHVHLEEVVGLNEALRRALEAGVVAVITMGSDLESCRFALEVSARRNPVKVYPALGLHPWSLLSMEKVDEALSFISRNLDYAVGVGEIGLDHWIKAGEEVKEKQLQVFLRLLELAKDSGKPAIIHSRGAWSSCLKAVKQIGVKKAVFHWFSGPLNVLQELLESGYYLSATPAVEYGKEHRAAVKAAPLDRLMLETDSPVAYRGVKAEPSHLVKTLKGVAEVKGLSVEEVAVKTFEASLRFFELNL; encoded by the coding sequence ATGAATGCCGTTATAAAGAAGAATACTTTGGCTGAGGGGTTAGAAGTGTTAGGCTTAAAGCTTATCGATACGCACGTCCATCTTGAGGAGGTTGTAGGCCTTAACGAGGCCTTAAGGAGGGCTCTCGAAGCGGGCGTTGTAGCCGTTATAACCATGGGGTCCGACCTCGAGTCCTGCAGGTTCGCCCTCGAGGTATCGGCTAGGCGGAACCCGGTTAAGGTTTACCCGGCTTTAGGCTTACACCCTTGGAGCCTCCTATCGATGGAGAAGGTGGATGAAGCGTTATCCTTCATATCCAGGAACCTGGATTACGCGGTAGGCGTAGGGGAAATAGGCCTCGACCACTGGATTAAGGCTGGGGAGGAGGTTAAGGAGAAGCAGCTTCAAGTTTTCCTCAGGCTCTTGGAGCTCGCTAAGGATTCAGGTAAGCCAGCAATTATACATAGTAGGGGGGCTTGGAGTAGCTGCTTAAAAGCCGTTAAGCAAATCGGCGTTAAAAAAGCCGTTTTCCACTGGTTTAGCGGCCCGTTAAACGTGCTTCAGGAGCTACTTGAAAGCGGCTACTATCTTTCAGCAACCCCCGCGGTTGAGTACGGTAAGGAGCATAGGGCGGCTGTTAAAGCCGCGCCGCTGGATAGGCTAATGCTGGAAACGGATTCACCCGTTGCCTATAGGGGGGTAAAGGCTGAGCCTAGCCACTTGGTTAAAACGCTTAAGGGCGTAGCGGAAGTGAAGGGGTTAAGCGTTGAAGAAGTAGCCGTAAAAACGTTTGAAGCATCCCTTCGATTCTTCGAACTAAATCTTTAA
- a CDS encoding Lrp/AsnC ligand binding domain-containing protein: MEVGYVFLSIEAGKRLEVIRRIREIPAVKEAKLVLGVFDAVAKIVGETVDDLERTFFNEVNKVSGITSSRLYVVACPRTRK; encoded by the coding sequence GTGGAGGTAGGTTACGTCTTCCTAAGCATTGAAGCCGGTAAAAGGCTGGAGGTTATTAGGAGGATTAGGGAGATACCGGCGGTTAAGGAGGCTAAGCTCGTACTGGGAGTTTTTGACGCCGTGGCTAAAATAGTAGGGGAGACCGTGGATGACTTGGAGCGTACCTTCTTCAACGAGGTTAATAAGGTGTCGGGGATAACCAGTTCAAGGCTATACGTGGTAGCTTGCCCTAGAACTAGGAAGTAG
- a CDS encoding Lrp/AsnC ligand binding domain-containing protein, with protein sequence MAFYLYEAYVLLRISREVFARGVVNQLREVPGVEEAELLFGDYDAIIKVKANKIHEIENLVVDKVASIKGIVSTMTMLCVDDKILEQER encoded by the coding sequence ATGGCGTTCTACTTGTACGAGGCCTACGTCTTACTGAGGATATCGAGAGAGGTATTCGCTCGAGGCGTAGTAAACCAGTTAAGGGAGGTACCGGGCGTTGAAGAGGCGGAGCTACTGTTTGGGGACTACGACGCCATCATTAAGGTTAAAGCCAACAAGATCCATGAAATAGAAAACCTGGTTGTGGATAAGGTTGCAAGCATTAAGGGGATTGTTTCCACCATGACTATGCTATGCGTTGACGATAAAATCCTCGAGCAGGAGAGGTGA
- a CDS encoding glutamate synthase-related protein gives MVSFLVERVGWNSSYLNAKSTTGTATRVKDVSPTSGMCPLCVSDCPVMCEISLSAFRGREALYPEPARFGLSTAAALKDFHLDWSHFNIQSNLLGAQGIEPNPDLALFPSVDVESNAGGVPLKVPVLIGAFGSTEVARVNWDGLAVGAALSGIAIIVGENVCGMDPEARFEGGKVVYSKELSRRVEAFRRFWDGKYGDVVVQTNVEDQRMGVDVYAVSKLEVNVIERKWGQGAKAIGGEVRINDLDRAIMLKRRGYLVLPDPEDKAVQEAFKEGVFKSFERHSRVGFPSLEYFAEDVDKLREQGVKKVFLKTGSYRPAAIAFTLRAASEAGVDAVEFDGAGGGTGMSPVPMMDEMGVPTVYLEALVLRCARILKDRGKRVPDLVMAGGFINETQIFKAIAMSNFGGGPMVKAVLMARAPLTAVMKSSYFVELAEKGQLPRSFVNQYGLKPEQFFLHASELKNILGDKFKEVPWPAVGLYSYLIGRVKVGLQQLLAGVRKWKLNLIDRSDLAALTERAAKVTGIPLLEELDSEAIEKILLA, from the coding sequence GTGGTGAGCTTCTTGGTTGAGAGGGTTGGTTGGAATTCGTCCTACCTAAACGCGAAGTCGACTACGGGAACAGCTACTAGGGTTAAGGATGTAAGCCCCACTAGCGGTATGTGCCCCCTCTGCGTAAGCGACTGCCCGGTGATGTGTGAAATAAGCCTTTCAGCTTTTAGGGGTAGGGAGGCGTTATACCCTGAACCGGCCCGCTTCGGGCTAAGTACCGCGGCGGCGCTTAAAGACTTCCACTTGGATTGGTCCCACTTCAACATCCAGTCGAACCTGCTAGGCGCTCAAGGCATAGAGCCTAACCCGGATTTAGCCCTCTTCCCAAGCGTGGACGTGGAGAGTAACGCGGGAGGAGTCCCGCTTAAAGTCCCAGTTCTAATAGGGGCGTTCGGCTCGACCGAGGTAGCTAGGGTTAACTGGGACGGTTTAGCGGTTGGAGCCGCGTTATCAGGTATAGCTATAATAGTTGGTGAGAACGTATGCGGTATGGATCCTGAGGCTAGGTTTGAGGGTGGGAAGGTTGTTTACTCTAAGGAGCTAAGTAGGAGGGTTGAAGCCTTTAGGAGGTTTTGGGATGGTAAGTACGGCGACGTGGTCGTTCAAACGAACGTTGAGGATCAGCGTATGGGGGTTGACGTTTACGCCGTATCGAAGCTTGAGGTAAACGTAATAGAGCGTAAATGGGGTCAAGGAGCGAAGGCAATCGGAGGCGAAGTAAGGATTAACGACCTAGATAGGGCCATCATGTTAAAGCGGAGGGGCTACTTAGTTCTACCAGACCCTGAGGATAAAGCTGTTCAGGAGGCTTTTAAGGAGGGCGTTTTCAAGTCCTTCGAGAGGCATAGTAGGGTCGGCTTTCCAAGCCTTGAGTACTTCGCCGAGGACGTGGATAAGCTTAGGGAGCAGGGGGTTAAGAAGGTTTTCCTTAAAACCGGGAGTTATAGGCCGGCGGCCATAGCCTTCACCCTAAGGGCTGCCTCCGAAGCGGGTGTAGACGCCGTCGAGTTTGACGGTGCCGGCGGCGGTACAGGTATGAGCCCCGTGCCCATGATGGATGAAATGGGCGTACCCACCGTTTACCTAGAGGCCTTAGTATTAAGGTGCGCGCGTATTTTAAAGGATAGGGGTAAACGCGTACCGGACCTAGTAATGGCCGGGGGCTTCATCAACGAGACGCAGATATTTAAGGCCATAGCCATGAGTAACTTCGGCGGCGGGCCAATGGTGAAGGCGGTGCTAATGGCTAGAGCGCCGTTAACAGCTGTTATGAAGTCCTCCTACTTCGTGGAGCTAGCTGAGAAAGGGCAGCTACCGAGGAGCTTCGTTAACCAATACGGGTTAAAGCCGGAGCAGTTCTTCCTCCACGCTTCGGAGCTTAAGAACATTCTCGGCGATAAGTTTAAGGAGGTACCATGGCCAGCCGTAGGCCTCTACAGCTACCTAATCGGACGCGTAAAGGTTGGACTTCAACAGCTTCTAGCCGGAGTTAGAAAGTGGAAGCTAAACCTAATCGATAGGAGCGATCTAGCAGCTTTAACCGAACGCGCAGCAAAGGTAACCGGGATACCACTCCTAGAGGAGCTGGATAGCGAAGCCATAGAGAAAATACTACTAGCCTGA
- a CDS encoding DUF3782 domain-containing protein, which yields MVEGFNLVRRRIDALGARWDMFGEGAFREGLRSLVERRFGFRIEEWVKHNGEGLLAWPPF from the coding sequence ATGGTTGAAGGATTTAATCTTGTTAGGAGGCGTATTGATGCTTTAGGTGCTAGGTGGGATATGTTCGGTGAGGGGGCGTTTAGGGAGGGCCTTAGAAGTCTCGTTGAGAGGAGGTTCGGCTTTAGGATAGAGGAATGGGTTAAGCATAATGGTGAGGGTTTATTGGCTTGGCCTCCCTTCTAA
- a CDS encoding nucleotidyltransferase domain-containing protein: MGKAKSAIKSQEEALRRASGFVKKVASRCMERGFRLEGAFIVGSRAREDYLEDSDIDLVLLISGIQNLDRLKRLNLIKDLLSPGIEVFIYTPQEWYESDSLWLMNLRREAKPINPHHYA; the protein is encoded by the coding sequence GTGGGTAAAGCGAAGTCTGCAATAAAATCTCAAGAGGAGGCCCTAAGAAGGGCTTCGGGCTTCGTCAAAAAAGTCGCCTCCAGATGCATGGAGAGAGGCTTCAGGCTTGAGGGAGCCTTCATCGTCGGAAGCAGGGCTAGAGAAGACTACTTAGAGGACAGCGACATAGACTTGGTCCTCTTAATAAGCGGCATCCAGAATCTCGATAGGCTTAAAAGACTAAATTTAATAAAAGACTTGCTCTCGCCCGGAATAGAGGTCTTCATATATACGCCACAAGAATGGTATGAGAGCGATTCCCTCTGGCTGATGAACCTTAGAAGGGAGGCCAAGCCAATAAACCCTCACCATTATGCTTAA
- a CDS encoding HEPN domain-containing protein — protein MRREALLCLIQAERDLKKAINDLRTEDWDSAAFWPQQVTEKSLKALLISGGKTYRGHDLLEMTRIIRDDLEIGTEAIIDDLRELTIHYTISRYPNAANAIPSDLYTKDKAEELVARARRVLEWVKRSLQ, from the coding sequence TTGAGGAGAGAAGCACTCCTATGCTTAATCCAAGCCGAAAGAGACCTAAAGAAAGCAATAAATGACTTAAGGACCGAGGATTGGGATTCGGCGGCATTCTGGCCTCAGCAGGTCACTGAGAAATCCCTTAAGGCCCTCTTAATAAGCGGCGGTAAAACCTATAGGGGGCATGACCTTTTAGAGATGACGCGCATCATAAGAGATGACCTGGAAATCGGCACCGAAGCAATAATAGACGACCTCAGGGAGTTAACAATCCACTACACCATATCAAGGTACCCTAATGCAGCAAACGCTATCCCATCAGACCTTTATACTAAAGATAAAGCCGAAGAACTTGTCGCAAGGGCTAGGAGGGTTTTAGAGTGGGTAAAGCGAAGTCTGCAATAA
- the glmS gene encoding glutamine--fructose-6-phosphate transaminase (isomerizing) has product MCRIIGCVLSSGEAAPLLRSALKRLEYGGYDSVGIATLYGGRLYVKKDAGKIDEVHARLNLDDMPGSVGIGHTRWATHGAPTRVNAHPHTDCHGIVAVVHNGIIDNFSQVKQELVDRGHRFLSRTDTEVIAHLVEEGLEGGLSLKEAVLKAVKRLEGSYAIAVASVKEPDKLVCVRKESPLLLGLGEGANYCASDPVAFIPYTRRVVALENGDLAVLTSSSYEVFRVQDGVPVKRKLVTITWSLEQAEKHGFPHFMLKEIYEQPQSLRYALSLQEVYLDLIAEFLDRGKEVFLVAAGTSYHACLAASYMLAKLAKLSTHPVIASEFVEWYGPSINIDSVILAVSQSGETADVLNAIDYARFRAATILGVTNVVGSTLTRVSRAYIVQQSGPEIGVAATKTYTAQLAVLAQLALKLARKRGKVSQDEIDELKDELKKIPGLVGDVLARHGDTMKTLAKKYVNTRSIYFLGRGLSYATALEGRLKLLEVAYIPAIAYPAGESKHGPISLIEKGFPVVFVAPPDETRKSSIGNMMELKARGAKIIALADENDEEVKGLADDFIGMPSVSPILSPIVYIVPLQLFAYYTAVEKGLDPDKPRNLAKSVTVP; this is encoded by the coding sequence TTGTGTAGGATTATTGGATGCGTACTAAGTAGTGGTGAAGCGGCTCCATTACTACGTTCAGCCCTTAAAAGGCTTGAATACGGCGGTTACGACTCTGTAGGTATAGCTACGCTTTACGGGGGGAGGCTTTACGTTAAGAAGGACGCCGGTAAGATAGATGAGGTTCACGCTCGTTTAAACCTAGACGATATGCCTGGTAGCGTAGGGATTGGGCATACTAGGTGGGCGACGCATGGGGCTCCAACTAGGGTTAACGCTCATCCCCATACCGATTGCCACGGTATTGTGGCGGTGGTGCATAACGGTATTATTGATAACTTCTCCCAAGTTAAGCAGGAGTTAGTGGATAGGGGGCATAGGTTTCTATCTCGAACCGATACTGAGGTTATAGCGCACCTAGTGGAGGAGGGGCTTGAGGGGGGATTAAGCCTTAAGGAGGCTGTACTTAAAGCGGTTAAAAGGCTTGAAGGGTCCTACGCCATAGCGGTAGCCTCGGTTAAGGAGCCGGATAAGCTGGTATGCGTTAGAAAGGAAAGCCCCCTCCTACTAGGTTTAGGTGAAGGGGCGAACTACTGCGCTTCAGACCCTGTAGCCTTCATACCTTACACCCGTAGGGTTGTAGCCTTAGAGAACGGCGATTTAGCCGTTTTAACCAGTAGTAGCTACGAGGTTTTCAGGGTTCAAGACGGTGTACCGGTGAAGAGGAAGCTTGTAACGATTACGTGGAGCTTGGAGCAAGCTGAGAAGCACGGTTTCCCGCACTTCATGCTTAAGGAGATATACGAGCAGCCTCAATCCTTAAGGTACGCGTTAAGCCTTCAAGAGGTCTACCTCGACTTAATAGCCGAATTCCTAGATAGGGGTAAGGAGGTCTTCCTAGTAGCGGCTGGTACCTCGTATCATGCCTGTTTAGCGGCTTCCTACATGCTCGCTAAGCTAGCTAAGCTTTCAACCCACCCGGTTATAGCCTCCGAGTTCGTAGAGTGGTATGGGCCCTCCATAAACATAGATAGCGTAATACTAGCGGTAAGCCAATCCGGGGAGACCGCCGACGTTTTAAACGCTATTGACTACGCTAGGTTTAGGGCTGCAACTATTCTCGGCGTAACGAACGTAGTCGGCTCAACGTTAACAAGGGTTTCCAGAGCCTACATCGTTCAGCAGTCGGGACCGGAGATAGGGGTTGCAGCCACTAAAACCTATACCGCTCAACTAGCCGTTCTAGCCCAGTTAGCCCTTAAACTCGCTAGGAAGAGGGGGAAGGTTTCACAGGACGAAATCGACGAGTTGAAAGACGAGTTAAAGAAGATACCAGGCCTCGTAGGCGACGTTCTAGCTAGGCACGGGGATACCATGAAGACGTTGGCTAAGAAGTACGTTAATACGCGTAGCATCTACTTCCTAGGTAGGGGGTTAAGCTACGCTACCGCGCTTGAAGGGAGGCTGAAGCTACTCGAAGTAGCATATATACCCGCTATAGCCTACCCGGCCGGTGAAAGTAAGCATGGCCCCATAAGCCTAATCGAGAAGGGGTTCCCCGTGGTTTTCGTAGCGCCGCCTGATGAAACCAGGAAGAGCTCCATAGGCAACATGATGGAGCTGAAGGCTAGAGGTGCTAAGATAATAGCGTTAGCCGACGAGAACGATGAGGAGGTTAAAGGCCTCGCCGACGACTTCATAGGTATGCCGTCCGTATCCCCAATCTTATCGCCAATAGTCTACATAGTCCCACTCCAACTCTTCGCCTACTACACAGCCGTAGAGAAAGGGCTAGACCCGGATAAGCCGCGTAACCTAGCGAAAAGCGTAACAGTCCCTTAA
- a CDS encoding MBL fold metallo-hydrolase, whose amino-acid sequence MSCKAVEEGVYLIDTYALNVPRYIAVYLVAGVKGLALIDSGPSSVAGRVVEAVKGLGFNVNDVKYIVLTHAHMDHAGGAGLLVRDFKEAKVVVYERVVKHLVNPVKLYEGFKSLFGEELTSRYGFFSPVPADLIIPVKGGEMFDLGGVALTVISTPGHTPHELSITVGSGSIFVGDAVGLYLPDADYYLPATPPGFNYEQYLKDMEFLKGLNPKKLYFAHFGSPPNPLKAIDECVKTVEEWRRYVIEKSKAGFTLEQIVNAKAEEIRVKAKLPFELAKLLTLMNVTGLTAK is encoded by the coding sequence ATGAGTTGTAAGGCCGTTGAGGAGGGAGTATACCTTATAGATACTTACGCGTTAAACGTACCAAGGTACATAGCGGTCTACCTAGTAGCCGGGGTTAAAGGGTTAGCCTTAATCGATTCAGGCCCTTCATCCGTAGCCGGTAGGGTGGTTGAAGCCGTTAAGGGTTTAGGGTTTAACGTTAACGACGTGAAGTACATCGTATTAACCCACGCCCACATGGATCACGCGGGTGGCGCTGGACTACTAGTAAGGGACTTTAAGGAGGCGAAGGTAGTTGTTTACGAGCGCGTAGTTAAACACCTCGTAAACCCGGTGAAGCTTTACGAGGGCTTTAAAAGCCTCTTCGGCGAAGAATTAACGAGCCGATACGGCTTCTTCAGCCCGGTACCGGCAGACTTAATAATCCCTGTTAAAGGTGGGGAGATGTTCGACCTTGGAGGCGTAGCTTTAACCGTTATTTCAACGCCCGGTCATACTCCCCATGAGCTTAGCATAACCGTTGGTTCAGGCTCCATTTTCGTCGGCGATGCCGTAGGCCTCTACCTCCCAGACGCAGACTACTACCTACCGGCTACGCCGCCCGGCTTCAACTACGAGCAATACTTAAAGGATATGGAGTTCCTAAAAGGCTTAAACCCTAAGAAGCTCTACTTCGCCCACTTCGGATCCCCGCCGAACCCGCTTAAAGCCATCGATGAATGCGTTAAAACCGTGGAGGAATGGAGGCGCTACGTAATTGAAAAGTCTAAAGCCGGTTTTACGCTTGAACAGATCGTAAACGCTAAAGCCGAGGAGATTAGGGTTAAGGCGAAGCTACCCTTCGAGCTAGCTAAGCTTCTAACGCTAATGAACGTAACCGGGCTAACCGCGAAGTAA
- a CDS encoding alpha/beta fold hydrolase, with protein sequence MGLRVKQVRLKSVDGVELAGKFFIPGAGRHPTVCLCHGIPVGKPQPDDKGYEGLAEEFCNAGFSTLTFNFRGTGGSGGYFRLKDWPKDLNAALNFLAERSEVDMERLAVVGFSGGGVVAVYVAAFDQRVKAVAACATPADASTIPLDALRETVKKAKESGSLRGVEKPGSAEELYRDFQVLNPLTYVDRISPRPILIVHGDQDELVNVEEAWKLYFKAKEPKRIVIVKGGQHKLRLNREAVASIIGWLKEVFRPS encoded by the coding sequence ATGGGGTTGAGGGTGAAGCAGGTTAGGTTGAAGAGCGTTGACGGCGTCGAACTCGCGGGTAAATTCTTCATTCCGGGGGCTGGCCGCCATCCAACGGTTTGCTTATGCCATGGGATACCGGTGGGGAAGCCGCAGCCCGATGATAAGGGTTATGAGGGGCTCGCCGAAGAATTTTGTAACGCTGGCTTCTCCACGTTAACATTCAACTTTAGGGGTACGGGTGGAAGCGGGGGATACTTTAGGCTTAAGGATTGGCCTAAGGATCTAAACGCGGCCTTAAACTTCCTAGCAGAACGGAGCGAAGTAGATATGGAGAGGCTAGCCGTGGTTGGTTTTAGCGGTGGCGGCGTGGTAGCCGTATACGTAGCAGCCTTCGATCAGAGGGTTAAGGCTGTGGCTGCCTGCGCTACACCAGCCGACGCTTCAACGATACCTTTAGACGCCTTAAGGGAAACCGTCAAGAAGGCTAAGGAGTCAGGTAGCCTCCGCGGCGTTGAAAAGCCTGGTTCAGCCGAGGAACTATACAGGGACTTCCAGGTTTTAAACCCTTTAACCTACGTGGATAGGATATCGCCTAGACCGATACTAATAGTCCACGGGGATCAGGATGAACTCGTAAACGTTGAAGAAGCTTGGAAGCTCTACTTTAAGGCTAAGGAGCCTAAAAGAATAGTCATTGTTAAGGGAGGACAGCATAAGCTTAGGCTTAACAGGGAGGCTGTAGCCAGCATTATAGGCTGGCTTAAGGAAGTATTTAGGCCTAGCTAA
- a CDS encoding creatininase family protein — protein MEALTVRLGLMNSDEAVERLTEGGWGVVVPCGSFEWHASLPLSTDSIIAERIAEKLAERIGYAYIPLIPYGFSVEHRAFKGTLSLSAELYLSLLKEVLGELVRNGFRNLVVVNGHGGNTGLVEAAVRALRSGNPEVKAVIFDLWSVIDDLLREKLGKALVSRHGGTVEASILFYLAPDIPLKVVKAEVKETVASVKGRRYLIAPWLAQELTLEAEVKADFKLGEAIVKELLSVVEEEVRRKLFKR, from the coding sequence GTGGAGGCGTTGACCGTTAGGCTCGGGTTAATGAATAGCGACGAGGCTGTTGAGAGGCTCACCGAGGGAGGATGGGGCGTAGTGGTTCCATGTGGGTCCTTCGAATGGCATGCGTCGCTACCGTTAAGCACTGATAGCATTATAGCTGAAAGGATAGCGGAGAAACTAGCCGAAAGGATAGGTTACGCCTACATCCCCTTAATCCCCTACGGGTTCTCCGTTGAACATAGGGCTTTTAAGGGTACTCTAAGCCTATCCGCTGAGCTCTACCTATCCCTTCTTAAAGAGGTCCTCGGTGAACTGGTTAGGAACGGCTTCCGTAACCTGGTGGTCGTCAACGGTCATGGCGGTAATACAGGCTTAGTGGAAGCAGCCGTTAGAGCGTTAAGAAGCGGGAACCCCGAGGTTAAAGCCGTTATCTTCGACCTATGGAGCGTAATCGACGACCTATTAAGGGAGAAGCTTGGTAAGGCCTTGGTATCTAGGCATGGAGGAACTGTTGAAGCAAGCATACTATTCTACTTAGCCCCCGACATACCCCTTAAGGTTGTTAAAGCCGAGGTTAAAGAAACGGTAGCTAGCGTTAAGGGAAGGAGGTACCTAATAGCCCCATGGCTAGCTCAAGAGCTAACACTTGAAGCCGAGGTTAAAGCAGACTTTAAGCTTGGCGAGGCAATAGTTAAAGAGCTCCTATCGGTAGTTGAAGAGGAGGTGCGGAGGAAGCTTTTTAAACGTTAG